In Dioscorea cayenensis subsp. rotundata cultivar TDr96_F1 chromosome 11, TDr96_F1_v2_PseudoChromosome.rev07_lg8_w22 25.fasta, whole genome shotgun sequence, a single genomic region encodes these proteins:
- the LOC120271467 gene encoding tricetin 3',4',5'-O-trimethyltransferase-like → MGSFFDATTDITGDEQAGMHAMQLVTSYVVPMTLKAAIELNLFNIISTSPTPLSATEITSLLPSSTPSTPLMLDRILRLLSSHSILTCSLSTDDPISGAITRRYSPSPVVKFLVQNKDGVSLSPFGLLLDKVLIEPSYYLKDAVLNGGDPFNMAHGMTSFEYHAIDPRCNKLFNEAMKSHSVIVMNGILEKYRGFDDVKVLVDVGGGVGATLAQVVAKHKHIKGINFDLPHVISEALTIPGVEHVGGDMFESVPSGDAILMKWILHDWSDEHGLKILKKCWKALPANGKMILVEYMLPMAPESTHASQTVLQLDMIMLANNPGGKERSAQEFESMAKQAGFSAMKPHFSFVGVWLIELYK, encoded by the exons aTGGGCTCCTTCTTTGATGCCACCACCGACATCACCGGCGACGAGCAAGCAGGCATGCATGCCATGCAACTCGTGACCTCCTACGTAGTCCCCATGACCTTGAAAGCAGCCATTGAGCTCAACCTCTTCAACATCATCTCCACTTCCCCCACCCCTCTTTCCGCCACCGAGATCACCTCCCTCCTCCCTTCCTCCACCCCTTCAACCCCACTCATGCTTGACCGCATCCTCCGCCTCCTCTCCAGCCACTCCATCCTCACTTGCTCCCTCTCCACCGACGATCCCATCTCCGGCGCCATCACCCGCCGTTACAGCCCTTCCCCAGTTGTCAAATTCCTTGTCCAAAACAAAGATGGTGTTTCTTTATCCCCTTTTGGTCTGTTACTTGATAAGGTCCTAATAGAACCCTCGTACTATCTTAAGGACGCTGTCCTTAATGGAGGGGACCCCTTCAACATGGCTCATGGCATGACTTCGTTTGAATACCATGCCATTGATCCAAGATGCAACAAGCTATTCAATGAAGCCATGAAGAGCCATTCAGTGATTGTAATGAATGGAATTCTTGAAAAGTATAGAGGGTTTGATGATGTTAAGGTTCTTGTTGatgttggtggtggtgttggtgcAACTCTTGCTCAGGTTGTTGCTAAACATAAACATATTAAGGGTATTAATTTTGACCTCCCTCATGTTATCTCTGAAGCGCTCACTATTCCAG GTGTGGAGCATGTTGGTGGGGACATGTTTGAGAGTGTCCCAAGTGGTGATGCCATCCTCATGAAG TGGATTCTACATGACTGGAGTGATGAGCATGGACTGAAAATCTTGAAAAAATGCTGGAAAGCTCTGCCTGCAAATGGAAAAATGATACTGGTAGAGTACATGCTTCCAATGGCCCCAGAAAGCACACATGCATCACAAACTGTACTTCAACTGGACATGATCATGTTGGCTAATAATCCTGGTGGTAAAGAGAGGAGTGCACAAGAGTTTGAGTCCATGGCCAAACAAGCTGGTTTTTCAGCAATGAAACCTCATTTCAGTTTTGTTGGTGTTTGGCTTATTGAACTTTATAAGTAG